The following coding sequences lie in one Steroidobacter denitrificans genomic window:
- a CDS encoding Na+/H+ antiporter subunit C, whose translation MESIYALAIAVLTGSGVWLLLRPRTFQVIMGLSLLSYAVNLFIFGMGRLSLNAPPIIRGDEVMDPASYADPVPQALVLTAIVIGFATTALFLVVLLASRGLTGTDHVDGQEPET comes from the coding sequence ATGGAATCCATCTATGCACTGGCGATCGCCGTACTGACGGGATCCGGCGTGTGGCTGCTGCTGCGGCCACGCACTTTCCAGGTCATCATGGGCCTGTCGCTGCTGTCCTATGCCGTCAACCTGTTTATTTTCGGCATGGGACGGCTGTCGTTGAACGCGCCTCCCATCATTCGCGGCGACGAGGTCATGGATCCGGCATCCTACGCCGACCCCGTACCCCAGGCCCTGGTGCTCACCGCCATCGTCATCGGCTTCGCCACGACCGCCCTGTTCCTGGTGGTCCTGCTGGCCTCGCGCGGCCTCACCGGTACCGATCATGTCGACGGACAGGAGCCGGAGACATGA